In a genomic window of Quercus lobata isolate SW786 chromosome 4, ValleyOak3.0 Primary Assembly, whole genome shotgun sequence:
- the LOC115985507 gene encoding uncharacterized protein LOC115985507 produces MDESGEHRKLQLQELEEIRNDAYESARIYKEKMKVFHDKIISRKEFKVGQKVLLYHSWLRLFLVEIQNLATFKVFKVNGHRLKPFYEGLQAENVAKLDLEDPIFTD; encoded by the exons ATGGATGAAAGTGGAGAACATAGGAAGTTGCAACTACAAGAGTTAGAGGAAATTCGCAATGATGCCTATGAGAGTGCAAGGATTTACAAGGAAAAGATGAAGGTTTTTCATGACAAGATAATCTCTAGGAAGGAgtttaaagttggtcaaaaagTCCTTCTATACCATTCATGGCTTCGTTTGTTTCTAG ttgaaattcaaaatttagcaACTTTCAAAGTGTTCAAGGTGAATGGCCATAGACTTAAGCCTTTCTATGAAGGTTTACAAGCAGAGAATGTGGCAAAATTGGACCTTGAGGATCCAATTTTTACTGATTGA